In the genome of Aspergillus luchuensis IFO 4308 DNA, chromosome 2, nearly complete sequence, one region contains:
- a CDS encoding flavin reductase family protein (COG:S;~EggNog:ENOG410PSA4;~InterPro:IPR012349,IPR002563;~PFAM:PF01613;~go_function: GO:0010181 - FMN binding [Evidence IEA]), translated as MLPYSRSILAACRTVGQITGQCAPSIGTALRYGQLQSRRTVTKVAAAARNPQSDLKGAQHTKNDVASLSDQVRLLMRRVPYPVAIITATDPNGPADKAFRGMTVSSFNTVTLSPEPVISFNVRRPSETLSALQSSKRFLVHLLAPRQTTATLARDFSKGNHNLSLLEGKSEYEFVAHEHSLRGDETSGRPLPLLQRKQDATTTGSGDFPFVLECQLHPQSIQVQDHTIVVGTVVRALSGELLSLDSETKAGDLCLTYANTHFWEMGHEI; from the exons ATGCTTCCTTACTCTAGATCTATACTTGCGGCCTGTCGGACGGTGGGCCAAATCACAG GGCAATGCGCACCATCTATTGGAACAGCTCTCCGATACGGTCAACTGCAATCCCGCAGAACGGTCACCAAAGTCGCCGCAGCCGCTAGAAACCCCCAATCCGACTTGAAAGGGGCTCAGCATACGAAGAATGATGTCGCCTCATTATCCGATCAAGTCCGTCTCTTGATGAGACGAGTCCCTTACCCTgtcgccatcatcacggCCACCGATCCCAACGGTCCGGCAGATAAGGCCTTCCGCGGAATGACCGTCTCCTCCTTTAACACCGTTACCCTTAGTCCGGAACCCGTCATATCGTTCAACGTGCGCCGGCCCTCCGAGACGCTCAGCGCGCTTCAATCGTCGAAGCGCTTCCTTGTACATCTCCTCGCTCCCCGACAGACAACCGCTACCCTTGCACGAGACTTCTCCAAGGGCAACCATAATTTGTCCCTCTTGGAGGGTAAGAGTGAATATGAGTTCGTTGCGCACGAACATTCTCTTCGTGGTGACGAGACTTCCGGGAGACCTCTTCCGTTGTTGCAGAGGAAGCAGGATGCTACGACCACAGGATCGGGAGACTTTCCATTCGTACTGGAGTGTCAGCTCCACCCACAGAGTATCCAGGTCCAGGACCACACGATCGTCGTGGGAACTGTTGTTCGAGCGCTTTCAGGAGAGCTGTTGAGCCTTGACTCCGAGACAAAGGCTGGAGACCTTTGCCTGACGTACGCAA